A single region of the bacterium genome encodes:
- a CDS encoding 4-vinyl reductase: MEFKLTFENLGNIAEGRPTLGTETPVLNYRILQFSLREVIESELGEGKGAEYLYRAGKLAGTMVYQKFFADIKELDELIKKVIDLLYQLKMCILRVEKCEPKKGVFVFTALEDLDCSGVPKIGWPICQYDEGFISAILSIFTGKNVVVKEVDCWATGERFCRLEAKVVE, translated from the coding sequence ATGGAATTTAAATTAACCTTTGAAAACTTAGGAAACATTGCGGAAGGAAGACCAACTTTAGGCACTGAGACACCAGTGCTTAACTATCGTATCTTACAGTTTAGCTTAAGAGAGGTAATCGAGTCAGAATTGGGTGAGGGAAAAGGAGCAGAATACCTTTACCGAGCAGGTAAACTTGCCGGAACGATGGTCTACCAAAAGTTTTTTGCTGATATAAAAGAGTTAGATGAGTTGATTAAAAAAGTTATTGATTTATTATATCAGCTTAAGATGTGCATTCTCAGGGTAGAAAAGTGTGAACCAAAAAAAGGTGTTTTTGTATTTACTGCTTTAGAAGATTTAGACTGTTCTGGGGTGCCAAAAATTGGTTGGCCTATCTGTCAATATGATGAAGGTTTTATCTCAGCTATTTTATCTATCTTTACTGGTAAAAATGTAGTCGTTAAAGAAGTTGATTGCTGGGCAACAGGAGAAAGATTTTGCCGCTTAGAAGCTAAGGTAGTGGAATAG